One part of the Bacteroidia bacterium genome encodes these proteins:
- a CDS encoding M43 family zinc metalloprotease — translation MMKSNPNLRYRLRAVEDQTKENVKSSIARVQGEIVIPVVVHVVYLNQEQNISDAQIKSQLKVLNDDFQRRNTDRDQTPAIFRSVAASTGIRFQLADRDPQGNPTSGITRKKTYKASFYTNDNDVKYEAMGGVDPWPTDQYLNIWVCNLGLGILGYSQFPGGPSETDGVVIGYKFFGTIGNLKAPFNLGRTTTHEVGHWLNLRHIWGDGPCGVDDHVSDTPAADAPNQGCSFGHSSCGSVNMTQNFMDYTDDVCMNLFTKGQADRMRALFALGGQRHSLMNSKAIDKQPEVLPEAPVVSLDFPDELNVADVSKSSAFLSWTEVDLADEYLARMRRKGNSKWTPRKFEKTYVNATGLRSCTEYEFQLASVMGSKKSSFSPSYIFKTEGCDIGTPTASKAPKGLGSQQIGNSQVKISWAPVNGAVSYKVQYKIAGRKGIRSQLVSSTQIQIPNVRPGLRYIYRVKAHFNSSTGPWSSIGNFKLRSAAVARLANSPDVPFMRIKNSSVSDRLHILLDIDKTQRVRVAIRDEAGDAVKTYGFMELEAGRGIQLNISSLESGNYQAIITDEDAFEYKADFVKR, via the coding sequence ATGATGAAGTCCAATCCTAACCTCAGGTACAGGCTTCGGGCAGTTGAAGATCAAACCAAGGAAAATGTAAAATCCAGCATCGCAAGGGTTCAGGGTGAAATCGTAATTCCTGTTGTTGTTCATGTAGTGTATTTAAACCAGGAACAAAACATCAGCGATGCACAAATCAAATCTCAGTTAAAAGTCCTAAATGACGACTTTCAAAGACGGAACACGGATAGAGATCAGACCCCTGCCATTTTCCGTTCGGTAGCTGCCAGTACCGGCATCCGCTTTCAGCTCGCAGATAGAGATCCTCAAGGAAATCCAACTTCGGGCATCACCCGAAAGAAAACCTATAAAGCTTCCTTTTATACCAATGATAATGACGTAAAGTATGAGGCCATGGGCGGCGTTGATCCCTGGCCCACTGACCAATATCTCAACATCTGGGTTTGTAACCTGGGATTGGGTATCCTTGGATATAGTCAATTTCCCGGAGGCCCTTCAGAAACAGATGGAGTAGTTATTGGATATAAGTTTTTTGGTACTATAGGAAACTTAAAGGCTCCTTTCAACCTCGGCAGAACTACCACACATGAAGTAGGACACTGGTTAAACCTCAGACACATCTGGGGCGACGGTCCTTGTGGAGTGGATGATCATGTTTCAGATACGCCAGCAGCAGATGCCCCGAATCAAGGTTGCTCCTTCGGACATTCTTCTTGTGGATCGGTAAACATGACCCAAAACTTCATGGATTATACCGATGATGTCTGTATGAATCTTTTTACCAAAGGCCAGGCAGACAGAATGCGTGCACTCTTTGCCCTTGGAGGTCAGAGACATTCACTCATGAACTCAAAGGCAATAGACAAGCAGCCAGAAGTTCTGCCTGAAGCTCCAGTCGTAAGCCTGGATTTCCCGGATGAATTGAATGTAGCAGATGTCAGCAAAAGTTCCGCTTTTCTGAGCTGGACAGAAGTTGATCTTGCCGATGAATATCTGGCAAGGATGCGAAGAAAGGGAAACAGCAAATGGACCCCAAGAAAGTTTGAAAAAACCTACGTAAATGCGACAGGTCTAAGATCCTGTACCGAATATGAGTTCCAATTGGCCAGTGTAATGGGAAGTAAAAAGAGTAGCTTCTCCCCTTCTTATATTTTCAAAACAGAAGGTTGCGACATTGGCACTCCTACAGCATCCAAAGCTCCTAAAGGACTGGGAAGTCAACAAATAGGAAATAGTCAGGTAAAAATTAGCTGGGCTCCCGTAAATGGAGCTGTCAGTTATAAAGTACAATACAAAATAGCGGGCCGAAAGGGTATCCGCTCTCAATTGGTTAGCAGTACCCAAATCCAAATCCCAAATGTCCGCCCGGGCCTGAGATATATCTATAGAGTTAAAGCTCATTTCAATAGCTCTACAGGTCCCTGGTCTTCCATCGGTAATTTTAAACTTCGATCTGCAGCTGTCGCCCGTTTAGCTAACAGTCCGGATGTCCCGTTCATGAGAATTAAAAACTCTTCTGTTAGCGATCGACTTCACATACTCCTGGATATAGATAAAACTCAGAGAGTAAGAGTAGCCATCAGGGATGAGGCAGGAGATGCGGTAAAAACTTATGGCTTCATGGAGCTTGAAGCCGGTAGAGGCATACAGTTAAACATTAGCAGCCTGGAAAGTGGTAACTATCAAGCCATCATCACGGATGAGGATGCCTTTGAATACAAAGCAGATTTCGTAAAAAGATAG
- a CDS encoding T9SS type A sorting domain-containing protein, producing MSKALSLLALVAGFALCIYLAYPEQQFPNEKVDKKVSGAYQALDFFGMSRTYPDTRLPAKAHFDAWARLQKDPSNRTKNFDVAPWEALGPLNISGRTLKMVFNPQNPNTLFAGSASGGLWKSTTGGVGEAAWEYVPTGFPVLGVSAITFNPEDSMTLYIGTGEVYNYEAAGTGAAYRSTRGSYGMGILKSTDGGNSWSMSLDWSYQQNEGIWDIKISQQNPNIVYAATTKGVYKSTDAGQNWSQVLNVLMANSLIIHPDNDELVLAGCGNFQSPGFGIYKSINGGNNWVQLTSGLPPNFSGKIQLEYAPSNPETVYASIGNGFGFSDGASWICKSTDFGNQWNITGTKDYSLWQGWFAHDLAVNPLDENKLAIVGITVWKSNNSGAFLDSLTRGGVGFSNPPIGGPDAPGDQVHSDAHDVIYHPVDTNVWYVANDGGIHRTTNGGQSFQSINGGYQTVQFYNGFSNSWQDSVYSLGGLQDNGTIQWTGTPRWRRVFGGDGSWTAINQSNDQINYISYQNLNMFRSPDRSDNFDYVAPPVDNENTSFIAPFVIAPSNPNVVYAGRGRVYRSENGGVNWSATSTSNFPQVVNPILSLDVSTQSSSVVYAASAPTSLFGGSRGNVYVTQNDGASWTDVTANLPDRFPMDIRVDPTDDATAYIAFSGFGTGHVFKTTDYGQNWNDISGNLPDVPANAIEVDPLFPAHIYVGNDLGVFVSTNAGNSWEPYMEGLFDATMIFDLKISPSNRKLRAATHGNGAFQRSLIETFVNVDDLEAFSLQVYPNPVSNLLNLNFELDSSENIQGEIFDIQGKLVERLFSGQRVPGIHRLIFNLRHLSPGVYNLRLSNGEIANNQKLVIQH from the coding sequence ATGTCCAAAGCACTATCTCTGCTTGCGCTTGTCGCTGGATTCGCGCTATGCATCTATTTAGCTTACCCAGAGCAACAATTCCCCAATGAAAAAGTAGACAAAAAGGTATCAGGAGCCTATCAGGCACTTGATTTCTTTGGAATGTCCAGAACCTATCCGGATACGCGTTTACCGGCAAAGGCCCACTTTGATGCCTGGGCTCGCTTACAAAAAGACCCTTCCAATCGGACCAAGAATTTTGACGTAGCTCCCTGGGAGGCTTTAGGTCCGCTAAATATTTCAGGAAGGACGCTCAAAATGGTATTCAATCCTCAAAACCCCAACACCCTTTTTGCAGGTTCAGCCAGTGGAGGTTTATGGAAAAGCACTACCGGAGGAGTGGGAGAAGCTGCATGGGAATATGTCCCCACTGGTTTTCCAGTCCTGGGGGTTTCCGCTATTACCTTCAATCCCGAAGACTCCATGACCCTATACATTGGCACAGGAGAAGTCTATAACTATGAGGCAGCAGGTACCGGGGCAGCTTATAGATCTACTCGAGGAAGTTATGGCATGGGCATACTAAAATCCACAGATGGTGGGAATAGCTGGAGTATGAGCCTTGATTGGAGCTACCAACAGAATGAAGGAATTTGGGACATCAAGATTTCTCAGCAAAATCCTAATATCGTTTATGCAGCCACAACAAAAGGGGTATACAAAAGTACCGATGCAGGTCAAAACTGGAGTCAGGTTCTCAATGTGTTAATGGCTAATTCTTTAATCATTCATCCAGATAATGATGAACTTGTCCTGGCCGGCTGTGGGAATTTTCAATCTCCCGGCTTTGGTATTTATAAGAGTATCAATGGCGGAAACAATTGGGTACAGCTGACTAGTGGTTTACCGCCTAATTTTTCAGGCAAAATTCAACTGGAATATGCCCCTTCAAATCCTGAGACAGTATATGCCAGTATTGGAAATGGTTTTGGCTTTAGTGATGGAGCTTCCTGGATTTGCAAATCCACTGACTTTGGAAATCAATGGAACATTACCGGAACCAAAGATTATTCTCTTTGGCAGGGATGGTTTGCCCATGATTTGGCGGTCAATCCATTAGATGAGAATAAACTGGCGATTGTTGGAATCACTGTTTGGAAATCCAATAATTCTGGTGCCTTTTTAGATTCACTTACCCGAGGGGGAGTTGGCTTTTCAAATCCTCCAATTGGAGGCCCGGATGCTCCCGGAGACCAGGTTCACTCAGATGCCCATGACGTCATCTACCATCCTGTAGATACCAATGTTTGGTATGTAGCTAATGATGGAGGTATTCATAGAACGACAAATGGAGGACAGAGCTTTCAATCCATAAATGGGGGTTACCAAACGGTACAGTTTTACAATGGTTTCTCCAATTCCTGGCAGGATTCTGTTTATAGTTTAGGAGGTCTTCAGGATAATGGAACTATTCAATGGACGGGAACTCCTCGTTGGCGAAGGGTATTTGGAGGAGATGGTTCCTGGACTGCAATCAACCAAAGTAATGACCAGATCAACTACATATCTTACCAGAACCTCAATATGTTCCGTTCGCCAGACCGTTCTGACAATTTTGATTATGTTGCACCTCCCGTCGACAATGAAAATACTTCCTTTATCGCCCCTTTTGTTATTGCTCCCAGCAATCCCAATGTTGTATATGCAGGAAGAGGAAGAGTTTATAGAAGTGAAAATGGAGGAGTAAATTGGTCGGCAACTTCGACATCGAATTTCCCTCAAGTTGTAAATCCCATTCTGAGCCTGGATGTATCTACCCAAAGTAGCAGTGTTGTTTATGCTGCATCTGCCCCTACCAGCCTCTTTGGTGGAAGTCGAGGAAATGTCTATGTAACTCAAAATGATGGAGCAAGCTGGACGGATGTTACAGCAAATCTGCCAGATAGATTTCCTATGGATATACGGGTAGATCCCACCGATGATGCCACCGCCTATATCGCCTTTTCGGGCTTTGGTACAGGGCATGTTTTCAAAACGACTGATTATGGACAAAACTGGAATGACATCAGCGGAAACTTGCCTGACGTACCTGCAAATGCCATTGAAGTTGATCCCCTTTTCCCAGCCCATATCTATGTGGGAAATGATTTGGGGGTATTCGTATCAACTAATGCTGGCAATAGCTGGGAGCCTTATATGGAGGGATTGTTTGATGCGACCATGATATTTGATTTAAAAATCTCGCCCAGCAATCGAAAATTAAGGGCGGCCACTCATGGAAATGGTGCCTTTCAAAGAAGTCTAATTGAGACCTTTGTCAATGTGGATGACCTGGAAGCCTTTTCCCTTCAAGTATATCCCAATCCTGTAAGCAATCTATTGAATCTAAATTTCGAACTGGATAGCAGTGAAAATATTCAAGGCGAGATATTCGATATACAGGGAAAACTGGTCGAAAGGCTTTTTAGTGGACAAAGAGTCCCGGGCATCCATAGACTCATTTTCAACCTGAGACATCTTTCGCCTGGGGTTTATAATCTCAGACTTAGCAATGGAGAAATAGCCAATAACCAGAAATTGGTCATTCAGCACTAA
- a CDS encoding DUF3667 domain-containing protein encodes METTSKTACANCSTHLNGPVCHNCGQKHIRSRWTLSLLVEQFFSQLTNIESGFIYTLQSLLGKPGELINDYWRGRTKIYYNPFRFLIILLGFNLLVGFLIGIDDLMQATFQPEELEAQMGSSNVSEADMKFDSWLNVLVLLLLPVNALSSRWLFGKAGKNYGEHLIVNAYCMGQQAFLSSIFMVIAYVFPVLFLAFLPTNFILGFVYNGYVFSQTFGEGKLKTYAKALVQGIIGILVFLALVVIFSFLALFFTLKA; translated from the coding sequence ATGGAAACTACTAGCAAGACTGCATGTGCCAATTGTAGTACCCATTTGAATGGTCCTGTATGTCATAATTGCGGACAAAAACATATTCGTAGCAGATGGACCCTTTCTTTATTGGTAGAGCAATTTTTTAGCCAGCTGACCAATATAGAATCAGGATTCATTTATACCCTTCAAAGCCTTCTAGGCAAGCCCGGAGAGCTTATCAATGATTATTGGAGAGGCCGGACCAAAATCTATTACAATCCATTTCGATTTCTAATTATCCTCCTGGGATTCAACCTGCTTGTGGGCTTTCTTATTGGGATCGATGACCTGATGCAAGCAACTTTCCAGCCCGAGGAACTGGAAGCGCAAATGGGGAGTAGCAATGTGAGTGAGGCCGATATGAAATTTGATAGCTGGCTTAATGTCCTGGTACTCCTATTATTGCCTGTCAATGCACTTAGTAGTCGATGGCTATTTGGAAAGGCCGGAAAAAACTACGGAGAGCACCTTATAGTGAATGCCTACTGTATGGGACAGCAGGCATTCCTCAGTTCAATTTTTATGGTGATTGCTTATGTCTTTCCTGTACTTTTTCTCGCTTTTCTTCCGACAAACTTTATCCTGGGTTTTGTATACAATGGCTACGTATTTTCTCAGACTTTTGGAGAGGGAAAGCTAAAGACGTATGCCAAAGCATTGGTACAAGGGATCATCGGAATCCTGGTTTTCCTGGCGCTGGTGGTGATATTCTCTTTTCTTGCCTTATTCTTTACCCTAAAAGCCTAG
- a CDS encoding alpha/beta fold hydrolase gives MKSLKLSFENRNGLQLSASLDLPLGEKPKAYAVFAHCFTCGKNLRGERNISLALTQEGFAVFRFDFTGLGQSEGEFYKTNFSSNVKDLEDAASFLAKNYEAPQLIIGHSLGGAASLMAASRLDFVKAVATVGAPAEPAHVAHLFQAIEDRISQEGEAQVHIGGRPFLIQRHFLEDIQQTDLGSVIKSLRKPLLVMHSPQDTVVGIENAQKIYSQAWHPKSFVSLDGADHLLLKKEDSLYTGKTIAAWAARYIDLEEKEPLLTNKQAAVRTGPIGYTTEVRTGKHSFIADEPASVGGADLGPSPYDLLVAALGTCTSMTLRMYADRKGWDLQEVRVHLQHSKEHCQDCGDSENPKSKIDTIERVLELEGDLDEKQRARLVEIADRCPVHRTLHSEIKVNTTLAG, from the coding sequence ATGAAATCTCTGAAACTGAGCTTTGAAAATAGAAATGGTCTGCAGCTTTCAGCCAGCCTTGACCTTCCCTTAGGCGAAAAACCTAAAGCCTATGCAGTATTTGCTCATTGTTTTACTTGTGGCAAAAACCTGAGAGGAGAAAGAAATATAAGCCTGGCATTAACTCAGGAGGGCTTTGCTGTTTTTCGTTTTGATTTTACCGGTTTGGGGCAAAGTGAAGGAGAGTTTTATAAAACCAATTTTTCCAGTAATGTTAAAGACCTGGAAGATGCGGCAAGCTTTCTGGCGAAAAATTATGAAGCCCCTCAACTGATCATTGGACATTCTTTGGGAGGAGCAGCTTCTTTAATGGCTGCCAGTAGATTGGATTTTGTAAAAGCTGTTGCAACGGTAGGAGCGCCTGCTGAACCTGCCCATGTGGCTCATCTTTTTCAAGCCATTGAAGATAGAATTAGCCAGGAGGGAGAAGCACAAGTCCATATTGGGGGCAGACCCTTCTTAATTCAAAGACATTTCCTCGAAGATATCCAGCAAACGGATTTGGGAAGCGTGATCAAAAGTTTGAGAAAGCCTCTACTGGTCATGCATTCACCTCAGGATACAGTAGTAGGGATCGAAAATGCGCAGAAGATTTATTCGCAGGCCTGGCATCCCAAAAGCTTTGTTTCTTTAGATGGCGCAGATCATTTGTTGTTGAAAAAGGAAGATTCCCTTTATACAGGGAAAACCATTGCTGCATGGGCTGCCAGATATATTGATCTGGAGGAGAAAGAACCCTTATTAACTAATAAGCAAGCAGCTGTCAGAACAGGGCCGATAGGCTATACTACGGAAGTTCGAACCGGGAAACATAGTTTTATAGCGGATGAGCCAGCAAGTGTAGGAGGAGCTGACCTTGGGCCTTCTCCCTATGATCTCTTAGTAGCTGCCTTAGGGACCTGTACAAGTATGACATTGCGAATGTATGCAGATCGCAAGGGCTGGGATTTGCAAGAGGTACGTGTTCACCTGCAACATAGCAAGGAGCATTGCCAGGATTGTGGGGATTCAGAAAATCCCAAAAGTAAGATCGATACGATTGAAAGAGTCCTGGAACTGGAAGGAGATTTGGATGAAAAGCAAAGGGCTCGTTTAGTTGAAATTGCAGATCGTTGTCCGGTTCATCGAACACTTCATTCTGAAATCAAAGTCAATACAACTTTGGCAGGTTAG
- a CDS encoding alpha/beta hydrolase, which translates to MNVNRIYKGVIFLLVSLSFFACNEVIEPDTDERFFFRHKGADLAIQVDGNISSDVFVLLLHGGPGGSGHEYNTGIYSELLEEKYAMVYLDQRGQGASQGSYDSGELSLQLFSDDIAAVAQMLKKKYGENISLFLAGHSWGGLTGSHALVNTDVQANLKGWMEWDGAHDIPLLNRYAISMFHKYAKEEIEKGNFVSEWQEILDFVEGIDSLNVSMEDGGQINSFGFDAESYLVQGSDSGATENPRKWAFLSSPIAPAAMLSGNITAGGIQAETEAASLTSELGKIQIPSLFLSGKYDFVVPPRLAQSAFERVGTTEKEIHILNNSGHSPMDTEAIAFVQLVSSFIEKYK; encoded by the coding sequence ATGAACGTAAATCGAATATATAAAGGAGTCATATTCCTACTTGTTAGCCTTAGTTTTTTTGCTTGCAATGAAGTGATTGAACCGGATACAGACGAACGTTTTTTCTTTCGCCATAAAGGAGCTGATCTGGCTATCCAGGTAGATGGGAATATTTCGAGTGATGTATTTGTTCTACTCTTGCATGGAGGTCCGGGAGGGAGTGGGCACGAATACAATACTGGAATTTATTCAGAGCTTTTGGAAGAGAAATATGCCATGGTGTATTTAGATCAAAGAGGGCAGGGGGCATCCCAGGGATCTTATGATAGTGGGGAGTTGAGCCTGCAACTTTTTTCGGATGATATAGCAGCCGTTGCTCAGATGTTGAAGAAAAAATATGGAGAGAATATCAGTTTGTTTCTGGCAGGACATAGTTGGGGTGGTTTGACGGGAAGCCATGCTTTAGTCAATACCGATGTACAGGCAAATTTGAAAGGATGGATGGAATGGGATGGTGCGCATGATATTCCTTTGCTAAATCGCTATGCCATTAGCATGTTTCATAAATACGCCAAAGAAGAAATTGAAAAGGGAAATTTTGTGTCGGAATGGCAGGAAATTCTGGACTTTGTAGAAGGAATAGATAGCCTGAATGTGAGTATGGAAGATGGAGGCCAGATCAATTCCTTTGGCTTTGATGCCGAATCATATTTAGTACAAGGATCAGATTCCGGGGCAACAGAAAATCCCAGAAAATGGGCCTTTTTGAGTTCACCTATTGCTCCGGCAGCTATGTTGAGTGGAAATATTACCGCTGGGGGAATTCAGGCAGAAACTGAAGCGGCAAGCTTAACTTCAGAATTGGGGAAAATTCAAATTCCTTCCCTTTTCCTCTCTGGTAAATATGACTTTGTGGTGCCTCCACGTTTGGCACAATCCGCTTTTGAAAGAGTAGGTACTACGGAAAAGGAGATTCATATTCTCAATAATTCGGGTCATAGTCCTATGGATACGGAAGCGATTGCTTTTGTGCAGCTTGTTTCCTCATTCATAGAAAAGTATAAGTAG
- the queG gene encoding tRNA epoxyqueuosine(34) reductase QueG, with protein sequence MDRKKLSFQIKKFGEELGFDMLGISKAEFLEEEASDLEKWLKGNLNGKMQYMENYFDKRLDPRLLVPGAKSVISVIHNYYPKAPNFQKGVPKISRYAWGEDYHKVLKRKLYELFKQIHNWMDAEIPGRVFVDSAPVLDKAWAKRSGLGWIGKHTNLISPQKGSWFFIGEIILDLELEYDGPIKDYCGTCTRCIDACPTEALSPYQIDANKCISYLTIELREETDSEYQDKMEGWMYGCDICQEVCPWNRFSKVHEGEEFSPKGYQTWTAEDWEEIDERAFKKLTKKTAMNRISWEKMKSNLRIWKENIQSP encoded by the coding sequence ATGGATAGAAAAAAACTCAGTTTTCAAATTAAAAAGTTCGGTGAAGAACTGGGTTTTGATATGCTGGGAATCTCCAAAGCTGAATTTCTGGAAGAAGAAGCCTCTGATCTCGAAAAATGGTTGAAGGGCAATCTGAATGGAAAAATGCAGTATATGGAGAACTATTTCGATAAAAGACTGGATCCCAGATTATTGGTACCCGGCGCAAAATCTGTAATTAGCGTCATCCACAACTATTATCCCAAAGCACCAAATTTTCAAAAAGGTGTTCCCAAGATCTCCCGTTATGCCTGGGGAGAAGATTATCATAAAGTACTGAAAAGGAAACTTTATGAACTTTTCAAACAAATTCATAATTGGATGGATGCTGAAATTCCCGGACGGGTTTTTGTTGATTCTGCTCCCGTACTGGATAAAGCCTGGGCAAAACGTTCCGGTCTGGGTTGGATTGGCAAGCACACCAATTTGATCAGTCCGCAGAAAGGCTCCTGGTTTTTTATAGGAGAAATCATTTTGGATTTGGAACTGGAATATGATGGACCGATAAAAGACTATTGTGGAACCTGCACGCGCTGTATAGATGCTTGTCCTACAGAAGCTCTGAGTCCTTATCAAATCGACGCCAATAAATGCATCTCATATCTGACCATAGAGTTGAGAGAAGAAACTGATAGCGAATACCAGGACAAAATGGAAGGCTGGATGTATGGTTGTGATATCTGTCAGGAAGTCTGTCCCTGGAATAGATTTTCAAAAGTGCATGAAGGCGAAGAATTTAGCCCCAAAGGTTATCAGACCTGGACGGCGGAAGATTGGGAAGAAATAGACGAAAGAGCTTTTAAAAAGCTGACAAAAAAGACGGCCATGAATCGCATCTCCTGGGAGAAAATGAAAAGTAATCTCAGGATATGGAAAGAAAATATTCAATCACCTTAA
- a CDS encoding HDIG domain-containing protein produces the protein MSRARKIHFLRKLKSVRYLKRTGLVLLYVALLSLIMPRNFRLQYQYQVGKSWVEEDLQAAYDYSIFKDPDSLEFERQIIAAEVPDIYVKESRELQEQRVFENLNAFFEKAEIYQNTNKNSGNPQRILDELNTLFPDQKLADLNPIITDTAKRAVFWNRASELSKKLYNEVYIRDTRLDTAGTIISLRTAAAREDQISVNRVLKSETELLAKVQAQGLDLSKGQDRLLASAFSLYLNPNFYFDADLTRIAKEARSKLVSPTKGIVSKGDLIVKKGELVDNDIAEKISSLIREEETRFGSKSRGWLIFGQFMVVVMITSILLAFLQINRPRIYFDLSKLGLVLTTLFIVVLTMVVSSKLNVITDQLTDLLGPNLNLTYIYMAPACAVAIFMLNFFGTRTAYVSNILVALYGGVLIQQSLEFVFVQIIAGTVAVYSLRNLREREEFFFTLGYILIAYTLSYFAFNLFSKGSWAGTSPQTILLFLINVVFTVIAYNLIYIFEQLFKQTSDITFLELLDTNHPLLKELSRKVPGTFQHSLQVASIAEATINEIGGNALLIHVAALYHDIGKLTNHKYFIENMSEEEKRANPHDKINCKESARIIIGHVTEGIRIAKENHLPKEIIQFIESHHGTTRVEFFYRQFLEEERCKEPEGEEMFRYPGPLPTSKEMAVLMIADSIEAASRSIPDPTPEKLEQLVNTIIDYKIKFNQLDNSNLTFKDLKIIREVCLRQLLSIYHARIKYPEQQPY, from the coding sequence ATGAGTAGAGCGAGAAAGATTCATTTCCTCCGGAAGCTAAAAAGTGTCCGCTATCTAAAAAGAACAGGTCTGGTGTTGCTGTATGTTGCGCTCCTGAGCCTGATCATGCCGCGTAATTTCAGATTACAGTACCAGTATCAGGTTGGCAAAAGTTGGGTGGAAGAAGATCTGCAGGCGGCTTATGACTATTCTATTTTTAAAGATCCGGATAGCCTGGAGTTCGAAAGGCAGATTATCGCTGCTGAGGTTCCGGATATTTATGTAAAAGAAAGTCGGGAACTGCAGGAGCAAAGGGTTTTTGAGAATCTCAATGCCTTTTTTGAAAAGGCAGAAATTTATCAAAACACCAATAAAAACTCTGGCAATCCTCAACGAATTCTGGATGAATTAAATACCTTATTTCCGGATCAGAAGCTTGCTGACCTAAATCCAATCATAACAGATACTGCCAAGCGGGCGGTATTCTGGAACCGAGCAAGTGAGCTGTCTAAAAAGCTTTATAATGAAGTATATATCCGGGACACTCGCCTGGATACTGCAGGCACTATAATTTCTTTGCGAACAGCGGCAGCAAGAGAAGACCAAATTTCAGTAAATCGAGTGCTGAAATCAGAAACAGAACTTCTTGCCAAAGTACAAGCTCAGGGTCTGGACTTGAGTAAGGGACAGGATCGATTGCTGGCTTCTGCTTTTTCCCTTTACCTGAACCCCAATTTCTATTTCGATGCTGACCTCACCCGTATCGCTAAAGAGGCCAGAAGTAAGCTGGTTTCGCCTACCAAAGGAATTGTAAGTAAAGGAGACCTCATTGTCAAAAAAGGAGAGCTTGTTGATAATGATATTGCCGAAAAAATAAGTTCACTTATCCGGGAAGAAGAAACCCGCTTTGGTAGCAAAAGTCGGGGCTGGCTGATCTTTGGACAGTTTATGGTTGTGGTCATGATCACCTCCATATTACTTGCTTTCCTTCAGATCAATCGCCCAAGAATCTATTTTGATTTGTCTAAACTGGGACTGGTACTTACGACTCTTTTCATTGTGGTGCTGACTATGGTGGTGAGTAGTAAATTAAATGTGATCACGGATCAGTTGACGGATTTATTGGGACCCAATCTAAATCTGACCTATATCTATATGGCTCCAGCCTGTGCGGTTGCTATATTTATGCTCAATTTCTTTGGTACCCGAACTGCTTATGTCAGCAATATTCTGGTTGCTCTTTATGGCGGAGTTCTTATACAGCAAAGCCTTGAATTTGTTTTTGTTCAGATCATAGCGGGTACTGTGGCGGTCTATAGCTTACGAAATTTGAGAGAAAGGGAAGAGTTTTTCTTTACCCTGGGATATATTCTGATCGCCTATACACTTTCCTATTTCGCTTTCAACCTCTTTAGCAAAGGAAGCTGGGCAGGTACCTCTCCTCAAACCATTTTGCTTTTCCTGATCAATGTGGTTTTTACGGTGATTGCCTATAACCTCATTTATATATTCGAGCAGTTATTCAAGCAAACTTCGGATATCACCTTCCTGGAATTACTGGATACCAATCATCCTTTATTGAAAGAACTTTCCCGAAAAGTACCGGGAACCTTTCAGCATAGCCTTCAGGTAGCTTCTATTGCGGAGGCTACTATAAATGAGATTGGGGGGAATGCGCTCCTCATTCATGTTGCCGCTTTATACCATGATATCGGTAAGCTCACCAATCACAAATACTTCATTGAGAATATGTCCGAGGAAGAAAAGAGAGCCAATCCTCATGACAAGATCAATTGTAAAGAAAGCGCACGTATCATTATTGGGCATGTTACCGAAGGCATACGGATCGCAAAGGAAAACCACCTGCCAAAAGAAATCATCCAATTTATAGAATCGCATCATGGCACAACCCGGGTAGAGTTTTTCTATCGACAGTTTCTGGAAGAAGAAAGATGCAAGGAACCTGAAGGAGAAGAAATGTTCCGCTATCCCGGCCCTTTACCAACCAGTAAAGAGATGGCTGTTCTTATGATTGCCGATTCTATAGAAGCTGCTTCCCGATCGATTCCGGACCCTACTCCTGAAAAACTAGAGCAGTTGGTCAATACCATCATCGACTATAAGATCAAATTCAATCAGTTGGATAATTCAAACCTGACCTTCAAGGATTTGAAGATTATCAGAGAAGTTTGTTTGAGACAGTTGTTGAGTATTTACCATGCCCGGATCAAATATCCTGAGCAACAGCCGTATTAA